The proteins below come from a single Amycolatopsis lurida genomic window:
- a CDS encoding ABC transporter ATP-binding protein/permease: MARGFQGAVMRGFGARDHEATVVETEEITPRFVRVRFVSPTLFEDVVVEPTAWLRFWFPDPEGGTTEFQRAYTLTEADPEAGTFAIDVVLHEPAGPASRWLREARPGAKVPVMSLGSSSFSVPAEPPAGYLLIGDSASIPAINAILAVVPAEIPIELYLEEHDETDRLIPLGEHARLTVHWAPRLDATSLAAAIETRDWSDWQAWIATEAGSFKHLKTRLRETFGFPKSEVHGRAYWYYGRAMGAFRGEKEEPAAEAPEPVKEAPKGAWRAQAAGRLLAPVRRTLIFAGLLQAVVTLIGLAPFVLLVELVRRLLAGGESLWALGIAALVLLGVGTLLEAAVVLWLHAADARFARDLRQRLLGKLARLPLGWFTARGSGTIAKLVQGDTLSLHYLVTHAVPDAVAAVVAPVAVMAYLFAVDWRLALVLLVPILVYLVTTSIMVVQSGPKTGQAMRWAERMAGEASAYLEGQPVIRVFGGAAASSFRRRLDEYIGFLGDWQRPFTGKKTMLDFATRPATFLLLITGVGTLMISGGGMDPVTLIPFLLLGTTFGARLLGIGYGLGGVREGMLAARRVQVVLDEPELSTAELSDRDGVEPGTVELDRVGFAYRAGVPVLEDVSLTLRPGTVTALVGPSGAGKSTLAALVARFHDVTEGAIRVGGRDVRAFAADELYGRVGFVLQDPQLVQGTVRENIALAVPGATEDQVVAAARDAQIHERILRLPQGYDTVLGAGSQLSGGERQRVAIARAILTDAPVLVLDEATAFADPESEYLVQQALDRLTEGRTVLVIAHRLHTVTGADRIVVLDGGKITESGTHEELLASEGRYARLWQAGAGAEVTA, encoded by the coding sequence ATGGCGCGCGGATTCCAGGGCGCGGTGATGCGGGGTTTCGGAGCCAGAGACCACGAAGCGACCGTCGTCGAAACAGAAGAGATCACGCCGCGTTTCGTGCGGGTTCGGTTCGTCTCACCGACGTTGTTCGAGGACGTCGTCGTGGAGCCGACGGCCTGGCTCCGGTTCTGGTTCCCGGATCCGGAGGGCGGCACGACGGAGTTCCAGCGCGCGTACACCCTCACCGAAGCCGATCCGGAGGCCGGCACGTTCGCCATCGACGTCGTGCTCCACGAGCCCGCCGGACCCGCCTCGCGGTGGCTGCGTGAAGCGCGGCCCGGAGCGAAGGTTCCGGTGATGTCACTGGGTTCCTCGTCCTTCTCGGTCCCAGCCGAACCTCCGGCCGGGTACCTGCTGATCGGCGACTCCGCCTCGATCCCCGCGATCAACGCGATCCTCGCGGTGGTCCCGGCCGAAATACCGATCGAGCTGTACCTCGAAGAGCACGACGAGACCGACCGCCTGATCCCGCTGGGGGAGCACGCGAGGCTGACCGTGCACTGGGCGCCGCGCCTCGACGCGACCTCGCTGGCCGCGGCGATCGAGACGCGCGACTGGTCGGACTGGCAGGCCTGGATCGCGACGGAAGCCGGTTCGTTCAAACACCTGAAGACGCGGCTGCGCGAGACGTTCGGCTTCCCCAAATCCGAGGTGCACGGCCGGGCGTACTGGTACTACGGCCGGGCCATGGGCGCTTTCCGCGGGGAGAAGGAAGAGCCGGCCGCTGAAGCCCCGGAGCCGGTCAAGGAGGCACCCAAGGGAGCATGGCGGGCACAGGCGGCCGGACGCCTGCTCGCGCCGGTGCGGCGGACGCTGATCTTCGCCGGGCTCCTGCAGGCCGTCGTGACGTTGATCGGGCTCGCGCCGTTCGTGCTCCTGGTGGAACTGGTCCGGCGGTTGCTCGCGGGTGGTGAATCGCTGTGGGCACTCGGCATCGCGGCACTGGTGCTGCTGGGCGTGGGAACACTGCTCGAAGCCGCGGTCGTGCTCTGGCTGCACGCGGCCGACGCGCGGTTCGCCCGCGATCTGCGGCAGCGGCTGCTGGGCAAGCTCGCGCGGCTGCCGCTGGGCTGGTTCACCGCACGCGGCTCGGGCACGATCGCGAAACTCGTGCAGGGCGACACGCTGTCGCTGCACTACCTGGTCACACACGCCGTTCCCGACGCGGTGGCGGCCGTCGTCGCGCCGGTCGCGGTAATGGCCTACCTGTTCGCGGTGGACTGGCGGCTCGCGCTCGTCCTGCTCGTCCCGATCCTCGTCTACCTCGTCACCACGTCGATCATGGTCGTCCAATCGGGGCCCAAGACCGGCCAGGCGATGCGCTGGGCGGAACGGATGGCGGGCGAGGCGAGCGCGTACCTGGAGGGGCAGCCGGTGATCCGCGTGTTCGGCGGCGCCGCGGCTTCGTCGTTCCGGCGGCGGCTCGACGAGTACATCGGCTTCCTCGGCGACTGGCAGCGTCCGTTCACCGGCAAGAAGACCATGCTGGACTTCGCCACCAGGCCCGCGACCTTCCTGCTCCTGATCACCGGGGTCGGCACACTGATGATCTCGGGTGGCGGCATGGACCCGGTGACCCTGATCCCGTTCCTTCTGCTGGGCACTACGTTCGGCGCGCGCCTGCTGGGTATCGGGTACGGCCTCGGCGGTGTCCGTGAAGGGATGCTGGCCGCCCGCCGCGTCCAGGTCGTACTGGACGAACCCGAACTGTCCACAGCGGAGCTGTCGGACCGGGATGGCGTCGAGCCGGGCACGGTGGAACTGGACCGCGTGGGTTTCGCCTACCGCGCCGGCGTTCCCGTGCTGGAGGACGTCTCCCTGACCCTGCGACCCGGCACGGTGACCGCGCTGGTCGGCCCGTCGGGAGCGGGGAAGTCGACCCTCGCCGCACTGGTCGCGCGGTTCCACGATGTCACCGAGGGCGCCATCCGGGTCGGCGGCCGAGACGTCCGCGCCTTCGCCGCCGACGAACTCTACGGCCGGGTGGGATTCGTGCTGCAGGATCCGCAGCTCGTCCAGGGCACCGTGCGGGAGAACATCGCCCTCGCCGTTCCCGGCGCGACCGAAGACCAGGTCGTCGCCGCGGCCCGCGACGCGCAGATCCACGAGCGGATCCTGCGGTTGCCCCAGGGTTACGACACCGTCCTCGGTGCCGGTTCCCAGCTGTCGGGCGGTGAACGCCAGCGCGTGGCCATCGCCCGCGCGATCCTCACCGACGCCCCCGTCCTCGTCCTCGACGAGGCGACCGCCTTCGCCGATCCCGAGTCGGAGTACCTCGTGCAACAAGCACTCGACCGGCTCACCGAGGGCCGGACCGTCCTGGTCATCGCCCATCGGCTGCACACCGTCACCGGCGCCGACCGGATCGTGGTCCTCGACGGCGGCAAGATCACCGAAAGCGGGACCCACGAAGAACTTCTCGCTTCGGAAGGGCGGTACGCCCGCTTGTGGCAGGCCGGCGCCGGTGCGGAGGTGACGGCGTGA
- a CDS encoding ABC transporter ATP-binding protein gives MIRTLLGLIPGTKRAVFRRYAVLAVLSVLLRASGAVLLVPLVGALFGAEPSDALPWLGALAVATAAGWAVDAVVGRLGFELGFGVLDHAQHDVAERLTDVRLSWLDSEHTQTARQAIAATGPDLVGLVGYLFTPLIGAVLLPIAIGLALLPIAWPLGVAALAGVPVLLGALWATGRITRRADRAAAGTNTTLTERIVEFARTQQTLRAARRVEPARSHAGAALAAHHGATVRLLRLQIPGQVLFGVAGQLALVLLAGTTVLLAMRGDLSLPEAVALIVVIARYLEPFTALGDLAPGIETAATTLGRIRAVLTAPITPSGEAAAPAKAPWIRFEKVGFRYAPGAENVLEDFDLTLEPGTTTAIVGPSGSGKSTVLALLAGLHQPTSGRVLAGGTDLAGLSADGRRDLVTVVFQQPYLFDGSVRDNVLAGDPSASDERVAEVAELARVDELLEHTAVGEAGGALSGGERQRVSIARALLKPAPVLLVDEATSALDTENEDAVVRSLSADPVPRTRVIVTHRIAGIRHADRVLFLADGRIAEDGTVEELLARKGRFAEFWRRQIDATGWRITAR, from the coding sequence GTGATCCGCACACTTCTGGGCCTGATCCCCGGCACGAAACGCGCGGTGTTCCGGCGTTATGCCGTGCTCGCCGTGCTGTCGGTGCTCCTGCGCGCCTCCGGTGCCGTGCTGCTGGTTCCGTTGGTGGGCGCCTTGTTCGGCGCGGAACCCTCGGACGCGTTGCCCTGGCTGGGTGCGCTCGCGGTCGCCACCGCGGCGGGCTGGGCCGTCGACGCCGTCGTGGGGCGGCTCGGGTTCGAACTCGGCTTCGGCGTGCTGGACCACGCCCAGCACGACGTCGCCGAGCGGCTGACGGACGTCCGTCTGTCCTGGTTGGACAGTGAGCACACCCAGACCGCCCGCCAGGCCATCGCCGCCACCGGCCCCGATCTCGTCGGCCTGGTCGGCTACCTGTTCACCCCGCTCATCGGCGCGGTCCTCCTGCCGATCGCGATCGGGCTGGCTCTGCTGCCGATCGCCTGGCCGCTCGGCGTCGCCGCGCTGGCCGGCGTCCCGGTGCTGCTGGGCGCGCTGTGGGCGACCGGCCGGATCACCCGCCGCGCCGACCGTGCGGCGGCCGGCACGAACACCACGCTGACCGAGCGGATCGTCGAGTTCGCCCGCACCCAGCAGACGTTGCGCGCGGCCCGCCGCGTGGAACCCGCACGCAGTCACGCCGGTGCCGCGCTCGCCGCGCACCACGGCGCGACCGTCCGGCTGCTCCGCCTGCAAATCCCGGGGCAGGTGCTGTTCGGCGTCGCCGGTCAGCTGGCGCTGGTCCTGCTCGCCGGGACGACCGTCCTCCTTGCCATGCGAGGCGACTTGAGCCTGCCCGAGGCCGTCGCGTTGATCGTCGTGATCGCCCGGTACCTGGAACCGTTCACCGCGCTCGGCGATCTCGCTCCCGGCATCGAAACCGCCGCCACCACCCTCGGCCGCATCCGCGCCGTGCTCACCGCACCGATCACCCCGTCAGGGGAGGCCGCCGCACCGGCCAAGGCGCCGTGGATCCGGTTCGAGAAGGTCGGTTTCCGATACGCGCCCGGCGCCGAGAACGTACTGGAGGACTTCGACCTCACCCTCGAACCGGGGACGACGACGGCGATCGTCGGACCGTCCGGCTCGGGCAAGAGCACCGTCCTCGCGCTGCTCGCCGGTCTGCACCAGCCCACCAGCGGCCGAGTGCTCGCCGGCGGAACCGACCTCGCCGGCTTGTCCGCGGACGGCCGCCGGGATCTCGTCACCGTCGTCTTCCAGCAGCCGTACCTCTTCGACGGTTCGGTGCGCGACAACGTGCTCGCCGGTGACCCCTCGGCGAGTGACGAGAGGGTCGCCGAGGTCGCCGAGCTCGCGAGGGTGGACGAATTGCTGGAGCACACGGCCGTCGGCGAGGCGGGCGGCGCGCTCTCCGGCGGCGAGCGGCAGCGGGTGTCCATCGCCCGCGCGTTGCTCAAACCGGCGCCCGTACTGCTGGTCGACGAGGCCACCAGCGCGCTGGACACCGAGAACGAGGACGCCGTGGTCCGCTCGCTCAGCGCCGATCCCGTGCCGCGGACGCGAGTGATCGTCACCCATCGGATCGCCGGGATCCGGCACGCGGACCGGGTGCTCTTCCTGGCGGACGGGCGGATCGCGGAGGACGGCACTGTCGAAGAACTCCTTGCCAGGAAAGGACGTTTCGCCGAGTTCTGGCGCCGTCAGATCGATGCCACCGGCTGGAGGATCACCGCGAGATGA
- a CDS encoding alpha/beta fold hydrolase — MTHTQGAPEWVVTRDGRRLHAMVHPGPEGATGPTVVFEAGAAATRSSWAAVQPEVARYARAIVYDRSGLGRSAPDPGGRTLRRMADDLNDVLDHFGQGPYVLAGHSAGGPIVRQAAARRPERIAGLVLVDPTDEAADVLFGRAFRTGERVMLPAGALLARLGLLKVVFRGLLRGIPDDVRRDLEREAFTVGTVRTQREQARTFLDELALWRQDPPVLGDIPVTVVSGGLGGGGFSAGMRARANASHAHRVSLSPAGRHVIAERSGHYVPVTEPDVIVREIVRMTSAPA, encoded by the coding sequence ATGACCCACACACAAGGTGCGCCGGAATGGGTCGTGACCCGCGACGGCAGACGGCTCCACGCGATGGTGCACCCGGGGCCGGAGGGGGCGACCGGGCCGACCGTCGTGTTCGAGGCGGGAGCCGCCGCCACCCGGTCGTCGTGGGCGGCCGTTCAGCCGGAGGTCGCCCGATACGCCCGCGCGATCGTCTACGACCGGTCCGGGCTCGGCCGCAGCGCCCCTGACCCGGGCGGCCGCACGCTGCGGCGGATGGCCGACGACCTCAACGACGTCCTCGATCATTTCGGCCAGGGGCCGTACGTCCTCGCCGGGCACAGCGCCGGCGGGCCGATCGTGCGGCAGGCCGCCGCCCGCCGCCCGGAGCGGATCGCCGGGCTGGTGCTGGTCGACCCGACCGACGAGGCGGCGGATGTCCTCTTCGGCCGCGCCTTCCGCACCGGTGAACGCGTCATGCTTCCGGCCGGCGCCCTCCTCGCGCGGCTGGGCCTGCTCAAGGTCGTCTTCCGCGGCCTGCTGCGGGGGATCCCGGACGACGTCCGCCGCGACCTCGAACGGGAGGCGTTCACCGTCGGGACGGTGCGGACCCAGCGGGAGCAGGCCCGCACCTTCCTCGACGAACTGGCCCTCTGGCGGCAGGATCCGCCGGTACTCGGCGACATCCCGGTCACCGTGGTGTCCGGCGGCCTCGGCGGAGGCGGATTCTCCGCCGGCATGAGGGCTCGGGCGAACGCCTCCCACGCTCACCGGGTGAGCCTCTCGCCTGCCGGCAGGCACGTCATCGCGGAGCGGTCCGGCCACTACGTCCCGGTGACCGAGCCCGACGTGATCGTCCGCGAAATCGTCAGGATGACGTCAGCGCCCGCCTGA